The following are encoded in a window of Malassezia japonica chromosome 7, complete sequence genomic DNA:
- the rpl13 gene encoding 60S ribosomal protein L13 (COG:J; EggNog:ENOG503P222) → MGFRHNNILFNNHFHKDWQRRVKVWFDQPGAKKSRRNARAAKAAALGMRPLQPLRPAVRAPTLKYNTKLRQGRGFTPEELKAAGIRKKEARSIGIPVDHRRKNKSEESLKLNSDRLKAYKERLVVLPRRNKNNKDKKTDLSALETIRVTDAAFPIPAGTTQEAPRAITAEEKETDAFRTLRMARANHRSEGARKSRQAKKDEEAANAKK, encoded by the coding sequence ATGGGTTTCCGCCACAACAATATCCTCTTTAACAACCACTTCCACAAGGACTGGCAGCGTCGGGTGAAGGTCTGGTTCGACCAGCCCGGTGCCAAGAAGAGCAGGCGCaacgctcgcgctgctaAGGCCGCTGCCCTCGGCATGCGTCCCCTGCAGCCCCTGCGCCCTGCCGTTCGCGCCCCGACCCTGAAGTACAACACCAAGCTGCGCCAGGGCCGTGGTTTCACCCCCGAGGAGCTCAAGGCTGCTGGCATCCGCAAGAAGGAGGCCCGCTCGATCGGTATCCCCGTCGACCACCGCCGGAAGAACAAGAGCGAGGAGAGCCTGAAGCTCAACTCTGACCGCCTCAAGGCCTacaaggagcgcctcgttgtGCTGCCCCGCCGCAACAAGAACAACAAGGACAAGAAGACTGACCTCTCGGCCCTTGAGACCATCCGCGTCACTGACGCCGCCTTCCCCATCCCCGCTGGCACTACCCAGGAGGCTCCCCGCGCCATCACCGCCGAGGAGAAGGAGACCGATGCTTTCCGCACCCTGCGCATGGCCCGCGCCAACCACCGTTCCGAGGGTGCCCGCAAGTCCCGCCAGGCCaagaaggacgaggaggctgCCAACGCCAAGAAGTAA
- the ATP23 gene encoding Mitochondrial inner membrane protease atp23 (COG:L; BUSCO:EOG09264RBX; EggNog:ENOG503NW4U; MEROPS:MER0127117), whose product MAEGSEARRAQAWWSRMTGGLTAPVRNYPVHSVNEDESKEDLVAKQRCEQWKDDLLRTSPMVRFMVKHLALIDCNPVTPREQTDVSQLQAPPKLLISTCPPDIAGGFSPSAPGRPTSEAGILLCANRIYSKSHLEDTLSHEMIHWWDHCRFKVDWSNLRHHACSEIRAASLSGDCRFMREMHRRNYSFLRQHQNCTKRRAVLSVRSNAACPDEETAIRVVDEVWDSCFNDTRPFDEIY is encoded by the coding sequence ATGGCCGAGGGaagcgaggcgcgccgcgcgcaggcgTGGTGGTCGCGCATGACGGGCGGTCTGACGGCGCCTGTGCGCAACTATCCGGTGCATTCTGTGAATGAAGACGAGTCGAAAGAAGATCTCGTAGCCAAGCAGCGCTGTGAGCAATGGAAGGacgacctgctgcgcaccaGTCCGATGGTGCGCTTCATGGtcaagcacctcgcgctgaTTGACTGCAACCCGGtgacgccgcgcgagcagaCGGACGTGAGCCAGCtgcaagcgccgccgaagcTGCTCATCTCGACGTGCCCGCCCGACATTGCCGGCGGCTTTTCGCCTTCCGCGCCGGGCCGGCCGACGTCCGAAGCCGGCATCCTCCTGTGCGCGAACCGCATCTACAGCAAGTCGCACCTGGAGGACACGCTCTCTCACGAAATGATCCACTGGTGGGACCACTGCCGCTTCAAGGTCGACTGGAGCAACTTGCGCCATCATGCCTGCAGCGAGATCcgggccgcgtcgctctcgggcgACTGCCGCTTTATGCGTGAGATGCACCGCCGCAACTACTCCTTCCTGCGGCAACACCAGAACTGCACCAAGCGTCGCGCGGTCCTCTCTGTGCGCTCGAATGCGGCGTGTCCTGACGAAGAAACGGCGATCCGCGTCGTGGACGAGGTGTGGGACAGCTGCTTCAACGATACCCGGCCATTTGATGAGATCTATTAG
- the SEC9 gene encoding Protein transport protein S9 plasma membrane t-SNARE (COG:U; EggNog:ENOG503NXKV), which yields MKGIFKRGPRIPAVAEPGTAPASDPYSASSGSQLPSDAELLAEYGAGSTQPQTNTRSSYSQPASSQPSYGAPSAQYGARPSYGAPGGMQAQSYAPSDPYSQQFEQGQEPLDPEEEEIQAIKFQIRNTKQESLSSTRNALRLARETEETASNTMVKLGEQSDKIGDTERHLDVSKAHASRAEDNAREISQLNKSIFRPKWKRDRRAKREAQEAKAVQRHIDERMEREMTREEVLTSQRRVEESVQGTGTFNRLKSKLSGQNDVPLDPKAQRDRYQFEATESDDELEDELDANLDDISSLSARMNVLSRAMGQEVDTQNKRLGRVSDKTTDLDTRIYAGTQRLARLK from the coding sequence ATGAAAGGCATTTTCAAGCGTGGCCCGCGTATTCCTGCTGTTGCCGAGcccggcacggcgcctgCAAGTGATCCGTACAGCGCGAGCAGTGGCTCGCAGCTCCCGTCCGATGCCGAGCTCTTGGCTGAGTACGGCGCGGGATCGACACAGCCACAGACCAACACTCGCTCGAGCTACAGCCAGCCCGCGAGCAGCCAGCCGTCGTACGGTGCTCCGAGTGCCCAGTATGGTGCGCGCCCCTCGTACGGTGCGCCTGGCGGGATGCAGGCGCAGTCGTACGCCCCAAGCGATCCCTACTCGCAGCAGTTTGAGCAAGGGCAGGAGCCGCTCGATcccgaggaggaggagatCCAGGCGATCAAGTTCCAGATCCGCAACACGAAGCAAGAGTCGCTGAGCAGCACGCGcaacgcgctgcgccttgcaCGCGAGACGGAGGAGACCGCATCCAACACCATGGTCAAGCTTGGAGAGCAGAGCGACAAGATCGGCGACACGGAGCGTCACCTCGACGTGTCCAAAGCGCATGCGTCCCGTGCCGAGGACAATGCGCGCGAGATTTCACAGCTGAACAAGTCCATCTTCCGGCCCAAGTGGAAGCGCGATCGGCGTgcgaagcgcgaggcccaagaggccaaggccgtgcagcgccacATTGACGAGCGCATGGAGCGCGAGATGACGCGCGAAGAGGTCCTCACTtcccagcgccgcgtggaAGAGAGCGTCCAAGGCACCGGCACCTTTAACCGCCTCAAGTCGAAGCTCTCTGGCCAGAacgacgtgccgctcgaccccaaggcgcagcgtgaCCGCTACCAGTTCGAGGCGACCGAGAGtgacgacgagctcgaggacgagcttGACGCGAACCTCGACGATATCtcgtcgctcagcgcgcGTATGAACGTCCTCTCCCGCGCAATGGGCCAAGAGGTCGATACACAGAACAAGCGTCTGGGCCGCGTGAGCGACAAGACGACCGacctcgacacgcgcatCTATGCgggcacgcagcgtctcgcgcgTCTCAAGTAG